In the genome of Campylobacter concisus, the window GTCTCTTTCCATGCAAAATGTGAGAATTGGTTATCGCATGAAACTGCGATAACTTCGATACCACGTGACTTGAACTCGTCATATCTTTTGTCAAATGCGATAATTTCGCTTGGGCAAACAAAAGTAAAATCCATTGGATAGAAAAATACAACCGCGCCTTTCTCGCCAATATTTTTATAAAGATTAAAATCATTTACAATTTGATTGTTTCCTAAAACTGCTGCAGCTGTAAAATCAGGTGCTTTTTTTGTTACTAACATTTGTTCTCCTTAATAATAAATTTTATTGATTGCGAAATTATATCTATACAAAATTAAATTTAGTTTAAACATATTTTAGAAATTTTTGTGTAGTAAATTTAGTGTTATTGGTAAAAGCAGAAAATGGATTTTGTTAAAAGCGATAAAAATTTGAATTTTAAAAAATTATTGATGAGAGTATTTGAAAGAAATTAGTAAAAGCGTTGCTAAAAATTTAGAAGATTACTTGCTGTAATTATTGTAAATCGCTAAAATTTTTTCCGCCAAATTTTAGTATCGCTGATCCCCATGTAAAGCCGCCACCAAATGCGTCAAGAAGCAAAACTGAACCATTTTTGATGCGTCCATCTTCATAGGCATAATTTATAGCCATTGGAATTGAAGCGGAGCTTGTATTGCCATATTTAGCAACAGTCAAGACACATTGCTCATCTTTAAAATTTAATCTATTTTTTACTGCATCTATTATTCTTATATTCGCTTGATGAGGTATAAAAAAATCAATATCTTCGCTTTGCATTTTGTTTGCATGCAGAATTTCTATTACGCTTTTGCTAAGTGTTTGAACTGCTATTTTAAAAACTTCATTTCCACTCATATGGATAAAATTTAGTCTATTTTTTAGTGTTTCCTCACTGGCTGGAAATACACTCCCGCATCCTGGAGTTATTAAAAGTTCAGCTTGCTTGCCGTTGCTTGCCGTATGAATATCGATGATCTCATTTTCATTGCCACTACTAATTACAGCCGCGCCTGCTCCATCACCAAATAGTATACAAGTGCTTCTATCTGTATAGTCAACAATAGAGCTTAATTTTTCAGCTCCGATGATTAAGACATTCTTTTTGGCGCCGCTAATAATGAGAGAATTTGCAAGTTCTAAAAGATAAATAAAACCTGTACAAGCTGCACTTATATCAAATGCTGTAACTCCATAGTTTAAACCCAAATTTGCAGCTATTTTGCAAGCAGTAGAAGGCATACAAAGATGATCCGGAGATATCGTAGCACAGATAATTGCATCGATTTGAGATTTATCAAGTCCTGAGCGTTTTATGGCTAATTCACCAGCTTTTGTACCAAGGTCACTTGTTGTTTCGTTAGTTGCAATATGCCTTTGTTCGATACCTGTTCGCTTTACTATCCATTCATCACTCGTTTCAACCATCTTTTCAAAGTCAAAATTTGTTAGAATTTTTTCTGGAATGTAAGAAGCGATAGAAATCAGTGAAGCTTTTGGCATATTTTACCTTGCAAAGTGCGAAAGTTCTTCTTCGATAACTTTATTTATATTTGAATTAGCAAATTTTATTGCTTGAAAAATTGCATTTTTTATAGCTTTTGAATTACTTTTGCCGTGACTTATGATAACACAACCATTTACACCAAGAAGTGGTGCACCGCCATATTCATCATAGCTAACCTGCTTTTTAAGTGTCTTAAAAACTTTTCTCATGAGTACAGAGCCAGCTATAGCAAGAGGCGATTTTTTAATTTGTTTTTTGATAATTTTACCTATAGCATCTGCAACGCCTTCGCTAGTTTTTAAAAGAATATTTCCTATAAAACCATCACAAACCATTACATCAATACTACCATCAAAAATTTGATTACCTTCTGCATTACCAACAAAGCTATCAAGTCTAGAAACTAATTTAAATGCTTCTTTGCTAACTTCATTGCCTTTGCTCTCTTCTTCGCCATTTGACAAGAGACCAACTTTTGGCTCTTTTCTACCTAAAATTTCTTTTGCATAGGCTTCACCCATTATGGCAAATTGAAACAAATGCTCGCTTCTACAATCAACATTTGCACCAACATCTAAAACCAAAGTCGCAGATTCTTTTGAATTTGGCATAAGTGTTGCAATTGCTGGACGAGAAATATTTTTTAGTCTACCAATTCTTAGGGTAGCTAAACTCATAGTTGCACCACTATGACCGGCAGAAACTACAGCATCAACTTCCTTATTTTTTAAGAGTTCAATTGCTTTGTAGATCGTACTATCTTTTCTTTTAAGCGCATCAGTTGCGCCATCTGCCATTGAGATAACTTCGCTAGCTTCTAAAAATTCGATATTTTTTAAATAAGACTGTGGAATGAGTGGTTTGATGACATTGCTATCGCCGACTAATACAGCTTTAAATTCTGTCTCTTTTAGTGCATCAATAACACCAGATATTATAGGATCTGCACCAAAATCACCACCCATAGCATCGATAGCAATGCGAATCATATTTTAATATTCACCTGTAGTTTTGTTTATGCGGTGAGGCATTTTCCAAGAACCATCTTTGTCTTTTACAGGCACTGGAAGTGTAACTTTATAATGTGTTCTACGTTTTGCTGCACGAGAATGACTCACTCTTCGCTTTGGTACTGCCATTTTTACTCTCCTTTATAAATTTTTACATTTTTCACAATAGAAATAATCACTCTTAAAAGCTTCTAACTCACTCTCAAAGACTTCTTTTAAATCAATATTGCCATCAAAAAATTCCATCGTATCGCTAAGCTCATTTTCGCTATCTTTATAGATACCATCGCTTAAATTTAGCTCTACATCTTGATCAATAGGTAGCATAAATACTTCACCACATCGATCGCAAACATAATTTATATTCCCTTTTATTTTACCTTGGCATTTTACCAAAAAAGGGTCTTTTCTTTTTAAAATTCCAATAAAAACTAAATTATCATTTCCTACTAGCTCAAAGCTTATATCTTTGTTTGCTATTTTAGAAAAAGATATAATCAATTTTCTTGACCTAAAGTTAGCAAATTTCTCTTGAAGCAAAGAAGAAATTTATCTCATTCACAGCATTTTCTAGGCTGTCACTTCCGTGAACTGCATTTGCATCAATACTATCGGCAAAATCAGCTCTTATAGTGCCAGGAGCTGCTTCTTTTGGGTTAGTTGCACCCATTAGCTCGCGGTTTTTAGCAACTGCATTTTCGCCCTCTAAAACCATAACTACAACTGGTCCGCTTACCATAAATTCAACTAGATCGTTGAAGAAAGGTCTATCTTTGTGAACAGCGTAAAATGCTTTTGCATCGCATTTGCTAAGTTTGATTTTCTTTGCAGCAGCGACTCTTAAGCCATTGCTTTCAAATCTATCTATGATTTTTCCAACAACATTTTTTTTAACAGCGTCAGGCTTAATAATAGAAAGTGTTCTTTGCATAAAATTTCCTTAAAATTTAGGTTACTTATAATGAAGTTGGCAATTATATCAAATAAAGCTTAAAAATAAAATAGGCTCAATTTGAGCCTAAAATTTATAAATATAAATTTATTGAATAACTGGAATAGAGCCATTGCGTGCATCAGCACCGATCTGATCGCGAGAAGGTTGTCCTGCTACTACTGCATCCCATACGATACAACCGTCAGTTGGACAGGCAGATGCACAGGCTGGCTCATCGTTATAGCCTACGCATTCAACACATTTATTTGAATAAACATAGTATGTGTCTGCTCCAGTTGGGTTGTCGCTATCATCAACGATAGCTGAAACTGGGCATTCATCAATACATGAACCACAGCTTATGCATATATCAGTTATTTTTACAGACATTTTTTCTCCTTAGGTTAAAATTTGGCGTAGAATATCAAAAAAAGCTGAAAATGATATAAATAAGCCCTTAAATTTAACTATGATCTTAAATTTTAGAAAAACTACTTTATAAATCTTTTATCACTTTTAGACTAAATT includes:
- a CDS encoding 3-oxoacyl-ACP synthase, which gives rise to MPKASLISIASYIPEKILTNFDFEKMVETSDEWIVKRTGIEQRHIATNETTSDLGTKAGELAIKRSGLDKSQIDAIICATISPDHLCMPSTACKIAANLGLNYGVTAFDISAACTGFIYLLELANSLIISGAKKNVLIIGAEKLSSIVDYTDRSTCILFGDGAGAAVISSGNENEIIDIHTASNGKQAELLITPGCGSVFPASEETLKNRLNFIHMSGNEVFKIAVQTLSKSVIEILHANKMQSEDIDFFIPHQANIRIIDAVKNRLNFKDEQCVLTVAKYGNTSSASIPMAINYAYEDGRIKNGSVLLLDAFGGGFTWGSAILKFGGKNFSDLQ
- a CDS encoding phosphate acyltransferase; its protein translation is MIRIAIDAMGGDFGADPIISGVIDALKETEFKAVLVGDSNVIKPLIPQSYLKNIEFLEASEVISMADGATDALKRKDSTIYKAIELLKNKEVDAVVSAGHSGATMSLATLRIGRLKNISRPAIATLMPNSKESATLVLDVGANVDCRSEHLFQFAIMGEAYAKEILGRKEPKVGLLSNGEEESKGNEVSKEAFKLVSRLDSFVGNAEGNQIFDGSIDVMVCDGFIGNILLKTSEGVADAIGKIIKKQIKKSPLAIAGSVLMRKVFKTLKKQVSYDEYGGAPLLGVNGCVIISHGKSNSKAIKNAIFQAIKFANSNINKVIEEELSHFAR
- a CDS encoding 50S ribosomal protein L32, encoding MAVPKRRVSHSRAAKRRTHYKVTLPVPVKDKDGSWKMPHRINKTTGEY
- a CDS encoding nucleoside-diphosphate kinase (catalyzes the formation of nucleoside triphosphate from ATP and nucleoside diphosphate) yields the protein MQRTLSIIKPDAVKKNVVGKIIDRFESNGLRVAAAKKIKLSKCDAKAFYAVHKDRPFFNDLVEFMVSGPVVVMVLEGENAVAKNRELMGATNPKEAAPGTIRADFADSIDANAVHGSDSLENAVNEINFFFASREIC
- a CDS encoding ferredoxin produces the protein MSVKITDICISCGSCIDECPVSAIVDDSDNPTGADTYYVYSNKCVECVGYNDEPACASACPTDGCIVWDAVVAGQPSRDQIGADARNGSIPVIQ